Proteins found in one Pocillopora verrucosa isolate sample1 chromosome 12, ASM3666991v2, whole genome shotgun sequence genomic segment:
- the LOC131783223 gene encoding uncharacterized protein — translation MNTIVEVIPEGEITCFEYDLSTQLLSLVDPKTTEPFAASETPNYISDAAQPISTESDTSTVPPTHQSGTAELITFKSEASTLPSTSGSNAHSAEAETVETCSSSELYVATIPLTDLSVLVEPQIKCSLLEEDPTTPTCVPLTFTLVEKATKRRGDRLIDSMGFSYNIRRKGANITRWQCTIRRKEFYCKAAVVERNGVFTFGNFSHNHEPPKPRAQTPSRKTKTKAVVEQCKPEPTSTDEENLQPATTLFQALPEPCGNIEHSNPNAAQLPPNDNQADLVESVIQTSPPTPTPPTNVPMTYHLVEEASLRRRNKLIDSKGFSYNVRRMKADKIHWQCSIRPKGNHCKATVLEQDGVYTFGKHPHNHGTYSGTLAAAQIVSTIKTKALEELSKPASVIVKEILQEALPVTSMCPALPKVDHIVRAVNRLRQKMRSEDVKDLNFSLKEDVIPPGFYQAEVKVKKRRHLIFATEQQLSQLAATKTWYIDRNDKIVKDPFHQLVSISAFVMSAESAKQVPLAFVLMSSKKKRDYKKILREIIHLLPGEWLHVQFVTADFDEALWGALRSVVPHVKLQGCPLHWTQLVWKKMQDLGLQALCIEDNGMHKYIRKLLALPLLPGKEISTQFQRLKLQATTETLQELIKYIEDTWITNIAYPIRDWSAYRQPIRTMNDIGSWLKLLSNETSRKGQVPFYTLVQSLHQVAQLSVQNMQLVSNEKLIRIQQQDCHHLQSQISQYWTEFRKRKITATKLLKVCSKLYGPSQTES, via the exons ATGAATACCATAGTAGAAGTGATTCCAGAGGGTGAAATTACTTGTTTTGAATATGACTTATCTACTCAACTTCTGAGTTTAGTAG ATCCAAAAACCACAGAGCCTTTTGCCGCATCAGAGACACCCAATTATATTTCAGATGCTGCTCAGCCTATATCCACAGAATCTGATACATCAACAGTCCCACCTACCCATCAATCAGGTACTGCTGAGCTCATTACCTTCAAGTCTGAAGCCTCAACACTACCTTCTACTAGTGGTTCAAATGCACATTCTGCAGAGGCTGAGACAGTGGAGACATGTTCTTCCTCAGAGTTGTATGTGGCAACAATACCACTTACTGATCTTTCTGTACTAGTTGAACCACAAATCAAGTGTTCATTGCTAGAGGAAGACCCAACCACTCCAACTTGTGTTCCATTGACCTTCACTCTTGTTGAGAAAGCAACTAAGCGAAGAGGGGATAGACTAATTGATAGCATGGGCTTCTCCTATAACATCCGCCGCAAAGGGGCCAATATAACTCGTTGGCAATGTACCATTAGGAGGAAAGAGTTCTATTGTAAAGCAGCAGTAGTGGAAAGAAATGGTGTCTTCACCTTTGGGAATTTTTCTCATAATCATGAGCCTCCTAAACCAAGAGCCCAAACTCCCTCGCGGAAGACCAAGACCAAGGCAGTGGTGGAACAATGCAAGCCTGAGCCAACCAGCACAGATGAG GAAAATCTTCAGCCGGCAACTACTCTATTCCAAGCTTTGCCTGAACCTTGTGGTAACATAGAACATTCAAACCCTAATGCTGCTCAACTGCCACCTAATGATAACCAGGCTGATTTGGTTGAGTCAGTTATTCAGACTTCACCACCCACTCCCACACCTCCAACAAATGTTCCTATGACATATCACTTGGTGGAGGAAGCATCTCTGCGGAGAAGGAACAAACTGATTGACAGTAAAGGCTTCTCCTATAATGTCCGTCGTATGAAAGCTGATAAAATTCACTGGCAGTGTAGCATAAGGCCAAAGGGAAACCACTGCAAAGCCACAGTGCTTGAGCAGGATGGTGTGTACACTTTTGGGAAACATCCCCACAACCATGGTACCTACTCAGGAACTCTAGCTGCTGCTCAAATAGTGTCTACCATTAAAACAAAGGCATTGGAAGAGTTATCCAAGCCAGCTTCTGTCATTGTTAAAGAG atTCTTCAGGAAGCTCTGCCTGTTACCTCTATGTGCCCAGCTTTGCCCAAAGTGGACCACATTGTACGTGCAGTAAATCGTTTGCGTCAGAAAATGAGGTCAGAAGATGTGAAAGACCTCAATTTCTCCCTTAAAGAAGACGTCATTCCTCCAGGTTTTTACCAAGCAGAGGTGAAAGTAAAGAAGCGACGCCACCTAATTTTTGCCACAGAACAACAGCTGAGTCAGCTAGCTGCAACAAAAACTTGGTACATTGACAGAAATGACAAGATAGTTAAAGACCCCTTTCACCAACTTGTGTCAATTAGTGCATTTGTTATGTCTGCAGAGTCTGCAAAACAAGTGCCATTAGCGTTTGTGTTAATGTcctcaaagaaaaagagagattaCAAGAAG ATTTTGAGAGAGATCATCCATCTTCTACCTGGGGAATGGCTTCATGTGCAATTTGTTACGGCAGATTTTGACGAGGCATTGTGGGGAGCACTTCGGTCTGTTGTCCCACATGTAAAGCTGCAGGGATGTCCTCTTCACTGGACCCAGTTGGTGTGGAAAAAG ATGCAAGATCTTGGTCTGCAAGCACTGTGCATTGAGGATAATGGTATGCACAAGTACATTAGGAAACTGCTTGCATTACCCTTACTGCCTGGCAAAGAGATTTCTACTCAGTTCCAGCGACTAAAACTACAGGCAACCACGGAGACACTTCAGGAACTAATAAAATACATTGAGGATACATGGATCACCAACATTGCGTACCCCATCAGGGATTGGTCTGCTTATCGTCAGCCAATAAGAACAATGAATGACATTGGAAGCTGGCTGAAGCTTCTCAGTAATGAAACCAGTAGGAAAGGTCAAGTTCCTTTTTACACTCTAGTTCAGTCACTGCATCAAGTGGCCCAACTTTCTGTTCAAAACATGCAGTTGGTAAGCAACGAAAAGTTGATCAGGATTCAACAGCAAGATTGCCATCACTTGCAGTCACAGATCAGTCAGTATTGGACTGagtttaggaaaagaaaaataacagcaaCAAAACTTCTAAAGGTCTGTTCCAAGCTGTATGGGCCATCTCAAACTGAGTCCTGA
- the LOC131783230 gene encoding uncharacterized protein translates to MSSEEEATAANVLSQMSQIQQISCETIEATVINVGHHCDVETTASQVMEIVQAEVPDEEANEVLRRVHTAVQNMQQSSGVMDANEQVHAQLDSGEVAILSGSGDSTAAVGTRIVSNGGRVYPCEYCGKEFNKSYNLKTHIRVHTGERPYTCEQCGHGFANLGDLKRHARTHTGEKPFKCNFCGKVFSDFGSHKRHLRLHTGFKPFRCEDCGREFTRLDSYKNHIRLHTGVRPYKCDTCEKEFNYLTTYKRHLNIHKGEKPFACEHCDKKFTRLNYLKNHLNTHAKHASQESQTDFKYDDSSSRQNMDVDNQEDLGTMEADSAAQSIQNEGKSLVENEAGKADTEGELQTEAVKEQESEVTDTTKAQESKVPDTSLLQQVTQVLGEIIPHNLSAEVTEGAGGPQIVVQGADQAGSEFKITLAQQLLLAQHLLNQVQTQRLGRGGASGSEGEQDAEQPQITTVTIPEISAELAEQIVNQAAVQQATDLMQNPSGLIHVPSDANTSQGTGQTEMVVGTEVMIQEQAEGQHNEMVTEHVLQESTAVPVTSEDGVPLVDSNAVYVAIDPNQPDVQQLLGQIQAITASQAQQGEGEEPRQESE, encoded by the exons ATGTCAAGTGAAGAGGAAGCTACTGCAGCCAATGTGCTATCGCAGATGTCACAGATTCAGCAGATAAGTTGTGAAACAATTGAAGCCACAGTTATTAATGTTGGGCATCACTGTGATGTGGAGACAACAGCCTCGCAAG TTATGGAGATTGTACAAGCTGAAGTTCCAGATGAGGAGGCTAACGAGGTACTGCGTCGGGTTCATACAGCTGTGCAGAACATGCAGCAGTCATCTGGCGTCATGGACGCCAATGAGCAAGTACATGCTCAGCTGGATAGTGGAGAGGTGGCTATTTTGTCTGGGTCAGGAGATTCCACAGCAG CTGTTGGAACCAGGATTGTTTCAAATGGAG gtaGGGTTTATCCTTGTGAGTACTGTGGTAAGGAATTCAACAAGTCATACAATTTGAAGACACACATTCGTGTTCACACTGGGGAAAGACCCTATACCTGTGAGCAGTGTGGCCACGGCTTTGCTAACCTAGGAGATCTGAAAAGACATGCGCGCACACACACAGGGGAGAAACCATTCAAA TGTAACTTTTGCGGGAAAGTGTTCTCAGACTTTGGAAGTCACAAGCGGCATCTCCGCCTTCACACAGGCTTTAAACCCTTTCGGTGCGAGGACTGTGGAAGAGAATTCACTCGGTTGGACAGTTACAAGAACCACATTCGTTTACACACAG GTGTTCGTCCATATAAATGCGACACTTGTGAGAAGGAATTCAACTATCTGACGACTTACAAACGACACTTGAACATCCACAAAGGAGAAAAACCTTTTGCCTGTGAGCACTGCGATAAGAAGTTCACTCGGctcaattatttaaaaaatcatcTCAACACTCATGCTAAACATGCGAGTCAGGAAAGCCAGACAGACTTTAAATATGACGACAGCTCTTCTCGGCAAAATATGGACGTGGATAATCAGGAAGACTTGGGTACTATGGAGGCAGATTCCGCTGCCCAAAGTATTCAGAACGAAGGCAAAAGTCTGGTTGAAAATGAGGCAGGGAAAGCTGATACTGAAGGAGAACTTCAAACCGAGGCAGTCAAAGAGCAAGAG AGCGAAGTCACAGATACAACAAAGGCACAAGAATCCAAAGTCCCGGATACTTCTCTCTTACAACAAGTTACCCAGGTCCTTGGCGAGATCATCCCTCACAACTTGAGTGCAGAAGTGACCGAAGGCGCCGGGGGACCACAGATTGTTGTTCAAGGCGCAGACCAGGCGGGAAGCGAGTTTAAGATCACTCTGGCCCAGCAGTTGCTTTTAGCGCAGCATTTACTGAATCAGGTACAAACACAGCGGCTTGGACGCGGCGGAGCGAGCGGAAGTGAAGGCGAACAAGACGCCGAACAACCTCAGATTACAACAG TCACTATTCCAGAAATCAGCGCTGAACTTGCAGAACAGATCGTCAACCAGGCTGCAGTTCAACAGGCAACTGACTTGATGCAGAATCCCTCCGGTTTAATACATGTCCCCAGCGATGCTAACACTTCCCAGGGAACTGGGCAAACGGAAATGGTTGTAGGAACTGAAGTTATGATCCAAGAACAGGCTGAAGGACAACATAACGAG ATGGTCACGGAGCATGTGTTGCAAGAGAGTACCGCTGTCCCAGTGACATCAGAGGATGGTGTACCTCTAGTCGACAGTAACGCCGTCTACGTCGCTATCGATCCCAACCAACCAGATGTTCAACAACTGCTGGGACAAATTCAGGCCATAACTGCTTCACAAGCACAACAAGGTGAAGGAGAAGAACCACGGCAAGAGAGTGAATGA
- the LOC131783242 gene encoding uncharacterized protein, with translation MYFQTFIEFVGHVVYCFTRSVAEHYDFDEAVESAHLFEYDPLTDTGLEWYGHPIDGEIIYQEYSNKNATTLDYLSSGRTDARMLNAIATESDEGLYHEPLDDQGMAWKRLRPSLLCSLWKSFYFGFLISILGAIAVGTVSIVVYYLSYQTLLKCESYSIKFIPEKLQWMRTISEVIICSLYFYWFFLNCLFYFRPFQIYGMKLKLCLLCLAFYTLDAIYRICFQAFGITRTKLTPKEKVPLIVLFFLCVCLQACVIVKHFCGGPRKTQVKLLFILTTPVTLSYITAVLISYFIYPAFNKEDRSGKMIIAIFTPLITVVVKGISRICIQRLSRISHPGTSFVLLVPLYLGSAVMLRLLQLDLGLNQKFKSVVVIGVIHGIAEVIERSTMVFIDHICHQIFEKRRVPWGGFRTPRRERLAADIAIMSMLYESIAIISVNGFLYFYEYFYSSDNSPLQLLQSFAITTSVPLAIEWFFTSLSIMIETRYQNMPIIAVWRKAWKRHILVAVINSVLVTIWASTYLFIAIKETLTDHKHRNCDMPFTKL, from the coding sequence atgtattttcaaacgTTTATAGAGTTTGTTGGTCATGTAGTGTACTGTTTCACTCGAAGTGTGGCGGAGCATTATGATTTTGACGAGGCCGTAGAAAGCGCTCATTTATTTGAGTACGACCCCTTAACCGATACAGGCTTGGAGTGGTACGGTCATCCAATTGACGGAGAAATTATTTACCAGGAATATAGCAACAAAAACGCAACAACTCTCGACTATTTAAGCTCTGGTAGAACAGATGCTAGAATGTTAAACGCCATTGCAACAGAAAGTGACGAAGGCTTGTATCATGAACCGCTTGATGATCAAGGGATGGCTTGGAAAAGATTGAGACCATCGTTATTGTGTTCACTTTGGAAATcgttttattttggtttcttgATATCAATTCTCGGTGCAATCGCGGTTGGCACAGTTTCCATTGTCGTATACTACCTCAGTTATCAAACATTGCTTAAATGTGAAAGTTACTCCATAAAATTTATCCCGGAAAAACTGCAATGGATGCGAACCATATCAGAAGTCATCATTTGTTCCTTATATTTTTACTGGTTTTTTCTTAACTGTCTTTTTTACTTCCGGCCTTTTCAAATTTATGGAATGAAGCTTAAACTGTGTCTTTTGTGTCTGGCATTTTATACCCTGGATGCGATCTATAGAATTTGCTTTCAAGCGTTTGGAATCACTCGTACAAAGTTGACCCCGAAGGAAAAAGTGCCGTTAATAGTGTTATTTTTTCTATGTGTTTGTTTACAAGCTTGTGTTATTGTTAAGCACTTTTGTGGAGGTCCTCGCAAGACACAGGTCAAGttgctttttattttaacaACACCTGTTACGTTGTCCTACATCACAGCTGTTTTAATTTCGTATTTCATTTATCCAGCATTCAACAAAGAAGACAGATCAGGCAAAATGATCATCGCCATATTCACTCCGCTCATCACAGTAGTTGTTAAAGGCATCTCCCGCATATGCATCCAGCGGTTGTCGCGTATCAGTCATCCGGGAACTTCATTCGTGCTGTTAGTGCCGCTGTACCTCGGGTCAGCGGTGATGTTGAGACTTTTACAACTGGATCTTGGTCTGAATCAGAAATTCAAGTCCGTTGTGGTAATTGGAGTTATTCATGGCATCGCAGAGGTCATCGAGCGCAGCACCATGGTTTTCATAGATCATATTTGCCACCAGATTTTTGAAAAGAGGAGGGTTCCGTGGGGAGGATTTCGCACGCCTCGCCGCGAAAGACTGGCAGCGGATATTGCCATTATGAGCATGCTCTATGAATCAATTGCTATAATTTCTGTCAATGGTTTTCTCTACTTTTATGAGTATTTTTACTCCAGCGACAACTCTCCACTCCAGCTTCTTCAGTCTTTTGCAATAACCACGTCAGTCCCACTGGCCATTGAGTGGTTTTTCACCAGCTTGTCCATAATGATTGAAACTCGTTACCAAAACATGCCGATAATAGCAGTTTGGCGGAAAGCGTGGAAAAGACACATTCTGGTAGCGGTGATAAACAGTGTACTGGTCACAATTTGGGCTAGTACGTATCTTTTCATCGCCATTAAAGAAACTCTAACTGATCATAAGCATCGCAATTGCGACATGCCGTTTACAAAGCTGTGA
- the LOC131783212 gene encoding thimet oligopeptidase-like, whose amino-acid sequence MAITVKGVNLQWNLSSEEILKRTDELIEKSKKVYDAVGALNPDDVTYENCLKALSDGNAEYHTAKSNLDFPQHVSTDKEIRAASTEADRKLSEFEVEVSMRKDVFDNLVALQERHKEPLSPEAGRVLERLIKLGKRDGLHLPAEVQTEIKSIKTKMSGLCIDFNKNLNEENTILEFTKAELVGLPDDFINSLEKTDAGLHKVTLKYPHYFPIMRKASNPHTRQKIEYAFNRRCIKENTPILEELVELRQRMADLLGYPTHASHITELRMAKTAEAVSSFLSELGKKLRPLGDADLAEMLHMKEAECKELGHDFDGKINYWDMRYYMTMVEEKSYAVDQNKLKEYFPLHVVTKGLLEIYQELLGLRFEEIEDPQVWNKDIQMFSVQDAASSEIIGYFYLDLFPREGKFGHAACFGLQPGCLLADGSRQISVAAMVANFTRPSGDQPSLLTHQEVETFFHEFGHVMHQLCAKADFSIFSGTNVERDFVEAPSQMLENWCWEKKPLHRMSAHYKDSSSVPDEMLDKLIASRNANTGVFNLRQVLLATFDQTIHTQAKANTAEIFSKLSSEILRIPSSPDTNMPASFGHLAGGYDAQYYGYLWSEVFSSDMFYTRFKKEGIMNPSVGLDYRKFILQPGGTLDASVMLKNFLGREPNQEAFLESKGLKK is encoded by the exons ATGGCGATCACTGTTAAAGGAGTGAATCTCCAGTGGAATTTATCCTCAGAAGAGATCCTGAAACGAACTGATGAGCTGATCGAGAAATCGAAGAAGGTTTACGATGCTGTTGGTGCGTTAAACCCGGACGATGTGACATATGAAAACTGTTTGAAG GCCTTGTCTGATGGCAATGCTGAATATCATACAGCAAAATCAAACTTGGACTTTCCCCAGCATGTTTCCACAG ATAAAGAGATCAGAGCGGCCAGTACTGAGGCTGACAGAAAACTTTCTGAATTTGAAGTGGAAGTCAG CATGCGAAAGGATGTCTTTGACAATCTTGTAGCTTTACAG GAAAGACACAAGGAGCCACTGTCTCCTGAAGCTGGGCGTGTTTTGGAAAGGTTAATAAAACTTGGAAAAAGAGATG GTCTTCATTTACCAGCCGAAGTTCAAACAGAAATCAAATCTATTAAGACAAAGATGAGCGGTCTATGCATTGACTTTAACAAGAACCTCAATGAAGAAAACACAATACTGGAATTTACAAAAGCAGAATTAG TTGGTTTGCCAGATGATTTTATAAACAGCTTAGAAAAG ACAGATGCTGGCCTGCACAAAGTCACTCTAAAGTACCCCCATTATTTTCCAATCATGAGGAAGGCATCCAATCCACACACCAGGCAGAAAATAGAATATGCATTTAACAGGAG ATGTATAAAAGAGAACACTCCAATTTTAGAAGAGCTCGTAGAACTGAGACAAAGG atgGCAGATCTTCTTGGTTATCCAACACATGCAAGCCACATCACAGAG TTGCGGATGGCTAAAACAGCAGAAGCAGTTTCTAGTTTCCTATCAGAGTTGGGAAAAAAGTTACGACCCCTTGGTGATGCTGATTTAGCTGAAATGCTTCATATGAAAGAGGCTGAG TGCAAAGAATTAGGGCATGATTTTGATGGAAAGATCAACTACTGGGACATGCGATACTACATGACCATGGTAGAGGAAAAGAGTTACGCTGTGGACCAAAACAAGTTAAAGGAATACTTCCCTCTTCATGTAGTTACCAAGG GTCTGTTGGAAATTTATCAG GAACTTCTAGGATTGCgttttgaagaaattgaagatcCACAGGTGTGGAATAAGGACATACAGATG TTCAGTGTCCAAGATGCAGCATCATCAGAAATTATAGGATATTTCTACTTAGACTTATTTCCAAGAGAAGGGAAGTTTGGTCACGCAGCTTGCTTTGGACTTCAG cccgGATGTTTACTGGCTGATGGCAGTAGGCAG ATTTCGGTTGCAGCCATGGTGGCCAACTTTACAAGACCATCGGGCGACCAACCATCACTACTGACGCATCAAGAG GTGGAGACATTTTTCCATGAGTTTGGCCACGTGATGCATCAGCTATGCGCAAAAgcggatttttcaattttcag TGGTACGAATGTGGAAAGAGACTTTGTCGAAGCTCCTTCTCAGATGTTGGAGAATTGGTGCTGGGAAAAGAAACCTCTTCATCGTATGTCAGCCCATTACAAAG ATTCCAGTTCAGTTCCAGACGAAATGCTGGACAAACTCATAGCCTCTCGCAATGCGAATACAGGCGTGTTTAATTTAAGACAA GTTTTGTTGGCAACATTTGATCAAACAATTCATACTCAAGCTAAG GCAAACACTGCGGAGATTTTCTCCAAGCTTTCATCCGAGATACTCCGTATACCGTCTTCACCAG ACACCAACATGCCAGCCTCTTTTGGTCATTTAGCTGGAGGATACGATGCACAGTACTATGGATATCTG TGGAGCGAAGTTTTCTCATCGGACATGTTTTACACCAGGTTTAAGAAGGAAGGAATCATGAATCCTTCTGTTGGGCTCGATTACAGGAAATTCATTCTTCAGCCTGGAGGAACTCTT GACGCCTCTGTCATGCTGAAAAACTTTCTTGGTCGTGAACCCAACCAGGAAGCCTTCCTTGAGAGCAAAGGACTCAAGAAATAG